A genomic segment from Paralichthys olivaceus isolate ysfri-2021 chromosome 22, ASM2471397v2, whole genome shotgun sequence encodes:
- the cited1 gene encoding cbp/p300-interacting transactivator 1: MTSLLFPGNAHAAMKDLSSSSSPLTTLLHYPSSKTSVVPFSPSAGPASSPGSTLSSAPLSKPQPFCLQTGPHLIASMQLQKLNSHYQNLTGASAGHPAPGGAQRGFGPSPLGSGNQLLGPTGGLGGGGMGVGISMGTQSAGAGGIIDFDPVDEEVLMSLVVELGLDRANELPELWLGQNEFDFMSDVPAGC, translated from the coding sequence ATGACCTCACTGCTTTTCCCTGGCAACGCCCACGCTGCGATGAAggacctctcctcctcctcctctcctctcaccaccCTGCTCCACTACCCGTCCTCCAAAACCTCCGTCGTGCCCTTCTCCCCGTCTGCCGGCCCCGCCTCCTCGCCGGGGTCAACGCTGTCGTCGGCTCCGCTCTCCAAACCTCAGCCCTTCTGCCTGCAGACGGGGCCTCACCTCATCGCCAGCATGCAGCTGCAGAAGCTCAACTCGCACTACCAGAACCTCACCGGTGCTTCTGCCGGACACCCCGCGCCCGGTGGAGCTCAGAGGGGCTTTGGACCCTCGCCTCTGGGCTCTGGCAACCAGCTCCTGGGGCCGACCGGGGGCCTTGGCGGAGGCGGGATGGGGGTCGGGATCAGCATGGGGACCCAGAGCGCCGGTGCAGGTGGAATTATCGACTTTGACCCCGTGGACGAGGAGGTCCTCATGTCTCTGGTGGTGGAACTGGGCTTGGACCGAGCGAATGAGCTGCCCGAGCTCTGGCTGGGTCAGAACGAGTTTGATTTCATGTCAGACGTGCCGGCCGGATGCTGA
- the hdac8 gene encoding histone deacetylase 8 yields the protein MSRSGDRDEDRTGTRSVVYVYSSQYIETCDTLSKVPNRASMVHSLIEAYGLLQHMSIVKPRVATIEEMAKFHTDSYLEHLHKISQDGDNDDPQSVDYGLGYDCPVVEGIFDYAASIGGATLTAAQCLLDQKCKVAINWAGGWHHAKKDEASGFCYVNDAVLGILKLREKYERVLYVDVDLHHGDGVEDAFSFTSKVMTVSLHKFSPGFFPGTGDMCDTGLGKGRWYAVNVPLEDGIKDDRYYQIFTSVLQEVWAQFNPEAVVMQLGADTMAGDPMCSFNMTPVGVGKCLQYVLQWQLPTLLLGGGGYNLANTARCWTYLTAAVLGKTLSSEIPDHEFFTKYGPDYSLEISPSCRPDRNDTKHLDQVIGTIKGNLKNVV from the exons ATGAGTCGCAGCGGAGACAGAGATGAGGACAGAACCGGGACACGCTCCGTGGTGTATGTTTACAGTTCACAATACATCGAGACCTGTGACACTTTGTCCAAAGTCCCGAACCGG GCGAGTATGGTCCACTCTCTGATAGAAGCCTACGGGCTGCTTCAACACATGAG TATTGTGAAGCCTCGTGTTGCCACCATAGAGGAAATGGCCAAATTCCACACAGATTCCTACCTGGAACATCTTCATAAAATCAGCCAGGATGGAGACAACGATGACCCCCAGTCAGTCGACTACGGCCTGg GTTACGACTGTCCGGTGGTAGAGGGGATATTTGACTACGCAGCATCAATAGGGGGCGCCACGCTGACCGCAGCTCAGTGTCTGCTGGACCAAAAGTGTAAGGTGGCCATCAACTGGGCAGGGGGCTGGCACCACGCTAAGAA GGACGAGGCGTCAGGCTTCTGTTACGTGAACGACGCCGTGTTGGGAATCCTCAAATTGAGGGAGAAATATGAGCGAGTCCTTTACGTTGATGTCGACCTGCATCACGGAGACG GTGTGGAAGACGCCTTCAGCTTCACATCCAAAGTCATGACCGTGTCTCTGCACAAATTCTCCCCTGGATTCTTCCCAG GTACAGGTGACATGTGTGACACGGGACTGGGTAAAGGCCGCTGGTACGCTGTGAACGTCCCCCTGGAGGACGGCATCAAGGATGACAGATACTACCAGATCTTtaccag TGTGCTGCAGGAAGTGTGGGCACAGTTTAACCCCGAGGCGGTGGTGATGCAGCTGGGTGCCGACACGATGGCGGGCGACCCCATGTGTTCCTTCAACATGACCCCGGTGGGGGTGGGCAAGTGCCTGCAGTACGTCCTGCAGTGGCAGCTCCCCACGCTGCTGCTGGGCGGAg GAGGTTATAACCTGGCTAACACGGCGCGCTGTTGGACGTATCTGACGGCGGCGGTTCTGGGAAAGACTCTTTCCTCCGAGATACCAGACCACGAG TTTTTTACAAAATACGGACCAGACTACTCGCTGGAGATCAGCCCGAGCTGTCGACCAGACCGGAACGACACCAAACACCTGGACCAGGTCATCGGCACCatcaaag GGAATTTAAAGAATGTGGTTTAG